GCATATTTTCCTCGGCATTCCGTGGGCTGCCGGGCCATCCTAGCTTAACGTTTCAAAAAAATCTTTTACAAAATAAAGCGCGGCTCCCGTCGCCACAGACTCTATTTTGTTTTTGCACGGGATCAGATAGCTGGAAGTGTCCTCTCCAAACGGGCTTCTGGCATCCACCTTTCGATACAGGATCTCCATGTAATCCTTCATATAGGCCCCTACATAGCCGCCCAGGATCACGGTACAGCCAAAGAGCATTCTGATATCGTTCACCGCCACGGCCAGGTAATCCAGATATTCATCCCACACCTTCCGCAGTTTTTCATCGCCCTGCTTCAGTCTGGTGAAAAACAGTTCCAGGTCGCAGTCGGCATAATTGGCCAGCCTCTCGGCGTTGCAATACGCGTCAAAGCAGCCTTTTTGTCCGCAGTAGCACGGTTTGCCGTCCGGGATCAGGTTCAGGTGCCCTATTTCCCCGCTGAATAAGCCGTCGCCCATATACACGCTGTCGTTCAGCAGAACGGACCCGCCCACGCTGTTGCATAAGCTGATATAGAACGCGTTGTGGATTTCGGACGACATCCAGATTTCCGAAAAGCCGGAAGCGTTGGAATCGTGGATCAGCTTCGTCGGAAACGGGATATATTTCGAAAAGTCCTCGCGGCTCATCCCGGTATTGTCAATGACCCTGCCGTCCACCACATAACCCTTTTCCTGATTGATCAGGCCCGGCATCGCGATCCCCACCCCCAGGATTTTCTTCCGGTCCAGCCGGGCGCTCTGTATGATGTCTTCCACCGCCTGTCCCAAAAGCTTTAAATATTCCTCATCCCGCCGGTAGGCCTTCCTTTGATAGATATATTTGACGACGTTCCCATCCAGATCGATCACGATGCTTTTGATATGATGTTTTGTAATATCCAGCCCGACCGCGACCTTCGCATCGGCAATATACGAGTAGGCGACGGGCTTTCTTCCGCCAGATTTATTGGCGACTTTACGGTCGGAGCTGATGAGGCCATGCTCCACCAGATATTCCAGGCTTTTTGTGACCGTAGGCAGGCTCAGCTGCAGATCGTGGCTGATTTCCTGCCGGGTGGCCAATCTCTTCTTCCGGATATATAAATAGATCTTTTTAAAATTGTTTTGCTTAATGTCAAAAATATTCATTTCATCACCAGCGCCCCAGCGTATTTATGAATTCTTTTATTTATAACGATAACAATTGCCAGCTAAGAGGAACAGATCCGGATTCGCAGTCATAAGTGGAATTGCTGTAAGATTGTAAAAAGTATATCATAAAACGATCTTATTGAAAAGGAAATCTCTTCTGCCATCATAACATGGATGCAGCACCCGTACAAGCCATACTATTTTCCCGCCTGATACATATTGCGGGAAGCGTCGATAATCACGGCCACGAAGATCATCAGGCCGCCGGCCAGCGTGATCATGGTGGATGGAATTCCGAGGACCGCAAGGCCCACCTGGATCACGGTCAGCAGCAGGGTGCCGCCAAGGACCCCTAAAATAGACCCCTTCCCGCCGGTCAGGCTGACGCCCCCGACAACCGCGGCCGCGATGCACTGCATTTCAAACGTTCTTCCGAACGAGGATGTCACCGCCCCCATATAGGCGGACAGCAGGTATCCCGCAAGGCCCGACAAAAGCCCGGAAACCACAAAAGCGCCTATTTTGATCGCGTTTACGTTGATCCCGGCAATATAGGCGCTGTGCTCGTTTCCGCCCACCGCGAACAGGCTGCGCCCGAAGGCCGTTTTGTTCCATATGAAATAGAAAATCAGGAATACGACGAACAGCACGATGGGGAGCACCGGAAAAATCCCGATTTTTCCCTGGCTGATATATTTGTAGGAATCCGGCAGCTGCGAGATCGTATTCCCCTTTGTAATGGCGAGCAGGGCGCCCTGCAGCACCATATTCATCGCGAGGGTTTCGATCAGGGCATTCGCCCTTAATTTTGTCACAATCCAGCCGTTCAGCAGGCCGATCAGGCCGCCTACGGCGAGGATGACCAAAACGGCCAGGGGAATCGGAAGTCCCCCTTCCATCAGCATGACGCCGATCAATGCCGAGAAACCCGCAGTCCCCACAGTGGACAGATTGATGTCGCCCAAAAGGATGATCATCGACACGGCGATCGCCAGGATTCCCAGGACCGTTCCCTGGACCAGTATATTGGATAAGATGCCGAACGAATAAAAAGATGATTTGAACATCCCCATGACGACGATCGATACGACAAGCAAGATCCAGACGACGTTATTCATGCAGATGCTCAGTATATTCCGTTTTGTTTTTGTATTCTTTGTTTCCATTTTACCCGACTCCTTTCACCTGATCCCGGATTTCCGTCACGCCGACGATGTTCAGGTCTTTGTTCTCCACCTGCGCCACGATCTTCGAGTCCTTAAAGAAGATCAGCCGGTCGGCCACCCTCAGCAGCTCCTCGTAATCGTTGGTGTAGTAGATGGCGCTCATCCCGGCTTCGGTCATATCGTTGACGGAGGATATGATCTCCTCCCTGCTCTTGATGTCGATGCCGATCGTCGGTTCATCCAGAATGAGCAGCTGCGGGTCGGAAGCCAGCGACCGGCTGACCACCACTTTCTGCTGATTGCCGCCGGACAGGCTGCTGATCAGGTCGTTGATGCTGTTGCACTTGATTTTCAAAGTTTCTCTATAATCTTCCGATATCTCGCGTTCTTTTTTCAGGTTGATGAAATCGAAAGGATATTTCAATTTGCTGCGCAGGATGCTCATGCCGATGTTGAAATTTACGGTGAACTGAGGGATCAGGCCCTCCCGGTGCCGGTCGAAGGAAATATACGCCACGCCGTTCCGGATCGCGTCCTTCGGGCTTTTGATCCGCAGCCTTTTTCCCTGATACAAAATCTCTCCGCCGTCCAGCTTGTTGACGCCAAACAGGGTGCGGCACATTTCGCGCGCGCCGGACCCCGGAAATCCGACGATTCCGAGTATTTCCCCCCGATAGAGATCCATGGACACGTTTTTCAGGCATTTCCCGGTCAGATTCCTGCACTCAAACAATTTATCCTGATCCGCGTACTCCGTTTTACGCTTTCTTCTTGCCAGCTGCACTTCTTCGCCCGCCACCAGACGGGACAGATGGTCTTCCGTCGCTTCCTTCGGATTTTCCACCGGATACATGCATCCATCCCGGAGGACGGTGATCTCGTCGGACAGCTCCCTCACTTCGCCGAGATAATGCGATATGAAAATAAACGCCGTCCCCTCTTCTTTCAGGTTCCGGATGAACGCGAACAATTCATTGCGCTCTTTATTCGTGAGCGCCGTC
This window of the Ruminococcaceae bacterium BL-6 genome carries:
- a CDS encoding Putative NBD/HSP70 family sugar kinase (Evidence 3 : Putative function from multiple computational evidences), with the translated sequence MNIFDIKQNNFKKIYLYIRKKRLATRQEISHDLQLSLPTVTKSLEYLVEHGLISSDRKVANKSGGRKPVAYSYIADAKVAVGLDITKHHIKSIVIDLDGNVVKYIYQRKAYRRDEEYLKLLGQAVEDIIQSARLDRKKILGVGIAMPGLINQEKGYVVDGRVIDNTGMSREDFSKYIPFPTKLIHDSNASGFSEIWMSSEIHNAFYISLCNSVGGSVLLNDSVYMGDGLFSGEIGHLNLIPDGKPCYCGQKGCFDAYCNAERLANYADCDLELFFTRLKQGDEKLRKVWDEYLDYLAVAVNDIRMLFGCTVILGGYVGAYMKDYMEILYRKVDARSPFGEDTSSYLIPCKNKIESVATGAALYFVKDFFETLS
- a CDS encoding Putative ribose/galactose/methyl galactoside import ATP-binding protein (Evidence 3 : Putative function from multiple computational evidences), with amino-acid sequence MNHNILLEIRNVSKSFGTTQALKDISIQIKPGMIHSLLGRNGAGKSTLVNIIAGVYPQTGGEIFFEGQNIQNLNIFNRQKLGIRLVPQHENSFPDLTVAENIFVGMLPKAKAGLIDWETMNETAKKELVEYGLNIEPTEMVRNLSSIDARKLNIIRAMHGGAKLIILDEPTTALTNKERNELFAFIRNLKEEGTAFIFISHYLGEVRELSDEITVLRDGCMYPVENPKEATEDHLSRLVAGEEVQLARRKRKTEYADQDKLFECRNLTGKCLKNVSMDLYRGEILGIVGFPGSGAREMCRTLFGVNKLDGGEILYQGKRLRIKSPKDAIRNGVAYISFDRHREGLIPQFTVNFNIGMSILRSKLKYPFDFINLKKEREISEDYRETLKIKCNSINDLISSLSGGNQQKVVVSRSLASDPQLLILDEPTIGIDIKSREEIISSVNDMTEAGMSAIYYTNDYEELLRVADRLIFFKDSKIVAQVENKDLNIVGVTEIRDQVKGVG
- a CDS encoding ABC transporter permease is translated as METKNTKTKRNILSICMNNVVWILLVVSIVVMGMFKSSFYSFGILSNILVQGTVLGILAIAVSMIILLGDINLSTVGTAGFSALIGVMLMEGGLPIPLAVLVILAVGGLIGLLNGWIVTKLRANALIETLAMNMVLQGALLAITKGNTISQLPDSYKYISQGKIGIFPVLPIVLFVVFLIFYFIWNKTAFGRSLFAVGGNEHSAYIAGINVNAIKIGAFVVSGLLSGLAGYLLSAYMGAVTSSFGRTFEMQCIAAAVVGGVSLTGGKGSILGVLGGTLLLTVIQVGLAVLGIPSTMITLAGGLMIFVAVIIDASRNMYQAGK